GCTCGGCGTGGTAGCCGCGCAGCAGGGCGCGGGTGCGTTCGGCATTGAGTTCGCCACCGGGCTGGCTGCACCAGTCGTTGACCGTGACCGCCAGGTCGAACAGCAGGGCGTCGTTGCCGGCGAAATAGAAGTCGATCACGCCACCGATCTGGTCTTCGTCCCAGAGCACGTTGTCGCGGAAGGCGTCGGCGTGGATCACGCCCTCGGGCAGGGCGGAGACGTCGATCGAGGCCTGGAAGCGTAGTTCGGCGTCGAGCAGGCGCTGCTCGTCGGCCACCAGATAGGGGCGCACCGCCTCGGCCGTGCGCTCGCGCCATTGGGCGCCGCGCGGATTGAGCTGGCGGCGGCCGAAGCGCTGCCCGGCCAGGTGGAGACCGGCGAGCATGGTGCCCATCTTGCGGCAGCGTGCCGCGTCGGGGGCCATGTCCGAGGCGCCCGACAGGCGCCGCACCAGCACCGCCGGCTTGCCGGACAGGGTGCCCAGGTACTCGTTGTCCAGATCCGCGATCGGCGCCGGCACCGGCAGGCCGTGGCGCGCCAGGTGGGCCATCAGGTGCAGGTAGAAGGGCAGCTCGGAACGCGGCATCGTCTCGAACAGCGTGAGCACGTAGCGGCCCAGGCGGGTGGTGACGAAGAAGTTGCTGTTCTGGACGCCCGCGCTGATGCCGCGCAATTCGACCAGACGGCCGATGGCGTAGTTGGCGAGCCAGTCGCTCAGGGCGGCGTCGGAGACGGGAGTGAAGACGGACATGGGGCCGGCGGCGGCGTGCGCCGCCGCGGTTCAGGAGCGGCTTACCAGGACTTGATCACCCACATGGGGACACTGAGCTTGTGCTCGGCGGTTTCGCGTTCGAACACGCCGTCGCCCTTGCGATCGACCAGGTAGTAGGGCACGCCATGGGCCGGCGTCACCTTGACCATGTACAGCTTGCCGTGGACGCGGAATTCCTCGACCGTCTCCTCGCCCCGCTTCTTGATGGTCACTTCCGGCTGGAAGTCCTCTTCGCTGACGCCGGCCGGGATCGGGGGCGGTGCGGGAACGGCCTCGAGGTTGGGGGGCGGATCCTGGGCGAGGCTGACCCGGGGCAGGAGCAGGGCCAGAAAGGCGAGCAACGCGGCGGTTTTCACGGGGGGCATCGGAATCTCCTTGAATGACGACAGTGTATCAAGCCTCGGGCCGTTTCTGGATGTCGTGCCGTGACGATGGCGTCTGAGCGGCGCACGATGGTACGCGAGCGGCACGCTCGTGCGATTGTGCGGGCAAGTCCGTCAGCGATGTCTATAATGCCTTGAGTGCCAGTTGCCTCTGCAGAGCCGGGCGGCGTTTGCCGACCCGCCGTGAGCTTGGCGCCCGTGCAAGCCCGATAAACACAATCAGGACCAGACATTCAGTACCGGCACGTCAGTTGCCGGGCTGTTCGGGAGCGAGGAGACACCACCCGGTCCGGCCTGCACCGACGGGAAAGACCATGTCCACACCGACGCCCAATGCGGTTCGGGGACACGTCCATCGCATTCACGACATTCTCGAGCGTGAAGGCGATGCCGGCGTCCGCGACCTCGTCAGCAGTTCCTGGCGACGATGCCTGCGCGACTACCAGCTGGATCCGTCCGCGCCCGCGTTTCCGACCATTCTCACCGATCACGAGCTCGCCGAGCGGCGCACCTGTGCCGAGGACATCATCGAATGCGCCAAGCACGAGATGACCACGCTGTTCCAGCAGCTCGGCGATCCGGAACTGGCGGTGGTGCTCGTCGATACCGGCGGGGTCATCCTGCACATGGTGGCGGCGCCCAACTTCAGCGAGGAGGTGGGCCGCGAAGGCTTTCGCGTCGGCGCGGTGTGGAGCGAGGGCGAGATCGGCACCAACGGCATGGGCACCTGCCTCGTGCTCGGCGAGCCGGTGGTGGTGCGCCAGCACGAGCACTTCTTCGCCAAGTTCACCGGGCTGACCTGCTCCGCGGTGCCGATCTTCGATCCGGACGGGCGCATCGTTGCGGTACTCGACGTGACCAGCCGCTCCACGCTCATGCAGCAGCACTCCCTGGTGCTGCTCGGCATGACCGCGCAGATGATCGAGAACCGGCTCATCGACCGGCGCCACCGGGAGGACTACCCGGTGCATTTCCACAGCCGGCCGGAGTTGGTCTATACGCTGCACGAAGGCATGCTGGTGGTCAGCGAGGACGGTCACATCCGCGCCGCCAACCGCAGCGCCCTGTTCCAGCTCGGTTTCGACAGTGTCGAGTCGGTGCGCGCCAAACGCCTCGACGAGGTGTTCCAGGTCTCGCTCGACGACATCGTCAGCCGCAGCGTGCGCAGTTCCTTCCATCCGGTGCCGGCCTTCAGCGCCGGCTCGTCGAGCCGCTTCTTCATGGTGGCGCAGGAGCCCGCCTCGCGTGCGTCGCAGGAGCGCCCCCGGGCCCTGATCGATGCCGAAGCCCCCTCGCGGCCGGCCGTGCCCGCCGGGCATTTCAGCGACGCCCGGCTCACCACCCAGCTGGCCCTGGCGGGCAAGGTGGTCGCGCGTGGCATCCCGGTGCTGCTGCATGGCGAAACCGGCGCCGGCAAGGAGATCTTCGCGCGCGCCCTGCATCAGGCCAGCCCGTGCAGCGACGGTCCGTTCGTGGCGGTCAACTGCGCCTCGCTGCCCGAAGGGCTCATCGAGAGCGAACTGTTCGGCTACCGGGCCGGCGCCTTCACCGGCGCCCAGCGCAGCGGTCGGCGCGGCAAGATCCTCCAGGCCGACCGCGGCACCCTGTTCCTGGACGAGATCGGCGACATGCCCCTGTCACTGCAGGCGCGGCTGCTGCGGGTGCTCGACGAGCGCATGATCACGCCGCTCGGTTCCGAGGATCCGGTGCCGGTCGAATTCCAGCTCGTCAGCGCCAGCCACCGCCACCTGCCCGAGCGGGTCGCCGAAGGCTTGTTCCGCGAGGATCTGTATTTCCGCCTGTGCGGCCTCGAGGTCGCGCTGCCGCCGCTGCGCGAGCGCACCGACCGGCGCGAGTTGATCGGGCGGATGCTCGACGAGGAGGCGGGCCGGTCGATGGCCATGTCGCGGGCGGTCGAGACCCTGCTCATGGACTACCCGTGGCCGGGCAACCTGCGCCAGTTGCGGCACGTGCTGCGCACCGCGGCCGTGTTGTGTGACGGCGACTGCCTGGAGATGGCGCACCTGCCGCCGGCGGTCAGGCCGGCGCAGTCCGTTGTGCTGGGGGACGGCGAGCCGTCGCATCCTGCCGAGCCGGTGCGCGAACTGAACCCGATCGAGGCCAACGAGCGCCAGGTGTTGCTGCAACTGCTCGACGAGCACCACTGGAACGTGAGCCAGGTGGCCAAGGCGCTGGGCGTCAGTCGCAACACCCTGTACCGCAAGTTCCATCGCCTCGGCATCGAGCTCAAACCGCCTCAGTAGGGTCGCTCGGCCACTGTCCGGTGGATCGGCTCGACTCTGCGGCGCCACCGGACAAAGCTGCGCAGACCCCGGCGCGCCTACTCCGCCAATCCCTGGTGGCGGTAGCGGTGCAGGGTGGGCGAATCGATGAGCATCTCGTGCAGCGCCGCGCGATGGCTGCGGTCGAGCACCGTGACCGGCGTGTCGGCGGCGCGCGCCGCGTCGGCGAACGGTGCCTCGACGACACCGGCTTCGACCAGCGCCGCCCAGTCCGCGTGGGGCGGCAGCGGCGAGGACTTGACCAGCACCAGCTTCTCCGCATTGAGGCGTTCGGCCAGCCACAGCGCCAGACCGTCGGACGAGGCGTGGCTGCCCGGTGGCATCTGCGCGGCGTGGCGCAGGTGGGCCAGAGGCATCCAGATGGCGATGCGTCCGGCGTGCAGGGTGTCGAGGATGTCCTCGTCGAGGGCGCACAGGCTGAACTCGGGGCGCAGGGCCTGGAGCATGAAGGCGAACTGCCCCATGCCGAGCACGGCGATGTTGTGCATGGTCAGGGTGTCGACCTGCCAGGTGTCACGCATGCGCCAGGCCTGACGGGCGAAGTCGCCGCCGCCGGGTACGAGCACCACACGCCCGCCGCCGAGATCGGCGATCTCGTCCAGCCAGTCGGTGAGCACCGGATCATCGGCCAGCTGTCCCCCGATCTTGATGACCCACATGGTTGTTGTTCTCTCCCGGGCACGTGTCCGCGTATCCCGCGCAGGCAGGGACGGAAGGTGATGACGATGGCGCGCCGGAGCGGCGCGCGGCTTCCTGCTTTCCGATACACGAACCGTGCCAAGCGTCGGGGGGCGGCTCGATCCGGCGGCCCGTGGCGACCTTGGCGTGTCGGTCGCGCGTGTGTCGGCGTGATGTTCTGGTCAGGCTGTTGCAGTGCCGGCGCACTGTGTCACGCCGGGTGTGTCAGCACCGGGATGACCTGCGGCACGCGACCCGCCGCCACGCCCATGTCCATGCTCGCAAGTCATGCCGGCTGGCGGGTGAAATCCCTTGTTTCATCGCCCTTCCGGCCGCGGTGCGTATCGCGTCGGCGGGGGGCGTGTCCGTGGTGGCACGTGACTTGCACTTCGGCAGTGCGGAGGTGTGAAACGTGGCCTCCCGATGTGCCGTTGCCGCTTCGCGCCGCGAGCGGATTTGACGGCATTGCCGGCGGACGGGTGGACTCTGGTGCCACGTTCGGGGGCTTGCATAAAAAACAAGGAGACATTGAATGAAGGTTGGGCTGAAGCAGAAACTCGCGGTCTCGATCGCATGTCTGTTTGCCGCCGGAATGGCCTATGCCGATGCAGATCTGGACAAGGCCATGAAGGATCCGAGCAACTGGGCCGCACAGGCGGGTGACAACCAGAACCACCGGTACAGCACCCTTAAACAAATCAACGCAGGCAACGTGAACAAATTGCAGGTGGCCTGGACCTTCTCGACCGGGGTGTTGCGCGGTCACGAGGGCTCTCCGCTGGTCATCGGCGACATGATGTACATCCACTCGGCGTTTCCCAACAACGTGTTCGCGGTCGATCTGAACACGCAGGAGATCGTCTGGAAACACACGCCCAAGCAGGACGACGCGGTGATTGCGCAGATGTGTTGCGACACCGTGAACCGGGGCCTGGCCTATGGCGACGGCAAGGTCTTCCTGCAGCGGGCCGACTCCGTGCTCGAGGCGCTCGATGCCAAGACCGGCAAGGTCGTCTGGTCGGTGGTCAACGGCGATCCCAAGCTCGGCGCGGTGAACACCAATGCGCCGCACGTGTTCGGAGACAAGGTCATCACCGGTATCTCCGGCGGCGAGTGGGGCGTGCGTGGCTACATCACCGCCTACGACATCAAGACCGGCAAGCAGGTGTGGCGTGGCTACAGCACCGGTCCGGATGACGAGATGCTGATGGATCCGGAAAAGACCATGACGTGGACCGACGGCAAGCTGGCGCCGGTGGGCAAGGATTCGTCGCTGAAGACCTGGCAGGGCGATCAGTGGAAGATCGGTGGCGGCACCACCTGGGGGTGGTACAGCTACGACAAGGATCTGAACCTGCTCTACTACGGGAGCGGCAACCCGAGTACCTGGAACCCCGCCCAGCGGCCGGGTGACAACAAGTGGTCGATGAGTATCTGGGCGCGTGACCTCGATACCGGCAAGGTGAAGTGGATCTACCAGATGACGCCGCACGACGAGTGGGACTACGACGGTGTCAACGAGATGATCCTTGCCGACATCAACGTCAAGGGCAAGCCGACCAAGGCGCTGGTGCACTTCGACCGCAACGGCTTCGGGTACACGCTCGATCGCACCAACGGCGCGCTGCTGGTGGCCGAGAAGTACGACCCGGCGGTCAACTGGGCCACGCATGTGGACATGAAGACCGGTCGTCCCGAGGTCGTGGCCAAGTACTCCACGCAGCACAATGGCCCGGACGTGAACAGCAAGGGCATCTGCCCGGCGGCGCTCGGTTCCAAGGACCAGCAGCCGGCCGCCTTCGATCCGAAGACCGGCCTGTTCTACGTGCCGACCAACCACGTGTGCATGGACTACGAGCCGTACGAGGTCGACTACACCGCCGGCCAGCCGTATGTGGGTGCCACCCTGGCCATGTATCCGGCACCGAACAGCCATGGCGGCATGGGCAACTTCATCGCCTGGGATGCGGGCAAGGGCAAGATCGTCTGGTCCAAGCCGGAGAAGTTCTCGGTCTGGAGCGGTGCGCTCACCACGGCGGGCGATGTGGTCTTCTACGGAACGCTCGAAGGCTACCTCAAGGCCGTAAGCCTCAAGGACGGCAAGGAGCTGTGGAAGTTCAAGACCCCGTCCGGCATCATCGGCAATGTCTTTACCTATGAGCACAAGGGCAAGCAGTATGTCGGCGTGTATTCGGGTATTGGCGGCTGGGCCGGTATCGGCATGGCTGCGGGCCTCGAGAAGGACAGCGAGGGCCTCGGCGCCGTGGGCGGTTATCGCGATCTGCAGAAATACACAAACCTCGGTGGCTCGCTCACCGTTTTTGCCATCCCCTAAAGGGCGGCTTGCCGGCACTGGATTCCTCCTGCCGGTGCCGGCCCTCTTTCAACCCGCAGCCCTGCCGCCCGGCGGGGCTGCACCAGCAATCCAACCTGACGACAACACTCGAACAAGACCGGAGAGAGACACCATGAAACGATACCTCGTGCCCTTGCTTGCCATCGGAACCATCGTGGCCGCGCTGCCGGCGACCGCCCTGAGCGACGACAACAAAAAGCCGCTGTACACGGTGGTCGATGGCGACAAGGTGGATGCGCATACCTACGAGGGCTTCAAAACCTGGCGCGCGGCGGCCTGTGCCCGCTGTCATGGTGCCAATCAGGAGGGCATGGTCGGGCCGTCGCTGATCGACAGCCTCAAGGTGCTTACCTACGAAGAGTTCAAGACCACGGTGCTCGAGGGACGCCTCGAGAAGGGCATGCCCAACTGGAGCACCAACAAGAAGGTGGTCGAGAACCTCGATGCCCTGTATGCCTATCTCAAGGGGCGGTCGGACGGCAAGATCACCAAGGCCCGTGTCCACCGGATGGACAAGGACAAGTAAGGATCACGAGCGCGGGGGACCGACATGAAGATCAGTCGCATTGCTGGCGCTGCACGACGGTGTCTCGCCGTCGCGATCGCGCTGAGCCTGCCGGTCGTGGCTGCCGCCGCGGGCGACATGGATCGCAAGGCCTTCCGGGTCTGCAAGGATGGCAACAACCTGCCGTTCTCCAACACCGCGGGAGAGGGCTTCGAGGATCGCATCGCGGCGCTGTTCGCCGAGGATCTCGGCGTGCCGGTGAAGGATTTCACCTTCCCGCAGCGGCTCGGCTTCATCCGCAACACCTTGCGCAACAAGGTGCCGGGTGAAGACTACCCCTGCGATGTGGTCATGGGCGTGCCTGCCGGCTGGGGGCAGGTGGCTTCGACCAAACCCTATTACCGGTCCACCTGGGCATTGGTGTTTCCGCCCCGGGGGGCGCTGGCTGAGGTCACCACCGAAGATCAGTTCCTGCACAACGATGCGGTGCGCAAGAATCAGGTGCGCATCGGCGTCTTCGACCGCTCGCCCGGGTCCGCCTGGTTGTCGCACCACCATCTGGTGGACGCCGGCGTGCCCTACCGCAGCATGCATCCCAACCCCGACGTGACGCCGGCCGACCTGGTGGCGACGGACCTGAAGGACGGCAAGATCGCCGCGGCCGTCGTGTGGGGGCCGATCGCCGGTCATCTGGCTCGCGGTGTGGGTGAGGGCAAATGGCGCGTGGTTCCGCTCAACTCCGAACCCGGCGTACGTTTCGATTACGCCATGGCCATGGGCGTGCGCCGCGGCGAGGATGCCTGGCGCGCGCAGATCGAGGCGCTGATCGACCGGCATCGCGACCAGATCGCGGCGATCCTGGCCGAATACCAGGTGCCCACGCTGCCGCTCGAGGAGGCCGGCAATGCGGCGCGCTGAGCCGATCGGCCGATGCCTGCGGCGCCCGCTGCTGATGGTGTTCCTGGCGCTGTTCAGTCTCGTGGTGCGGGCCGGCGCCGGTCCGTCGCAGGCGGAGCGGGCGATCTTCATGTCGCCGCATCTGGCCGACATGCATGCGCCGGCGACCCTGCACTACGCCTATGTGCTGCACGAGGGCAGTGCGCCACCGGTGCGCGACAGCGCCGACCTGTCCGTCAAGGGCGACGGCAAGGCCGGCTTCCGGGTCTCGGCTCGCTTCCTCAGCGGTGAGCGGCAGCTGCAGCTGCCGACGATCGATGCGGCCAAGGCCAACCCGGTCGTGCTCTACTTCCTCGAATACGACGTGCGTCGCATGCATGCGGAACTGGGTGGGTCGACCAACTACTTCCGCCGCCACATCCGCATGGCGCTGGCCGACGCCGCGAAGGTGGAGCCGGTGCGCTTCTCGTTTGGCGGCGTTGCTCATGACGGTACCCGGGTGCGTATCGAACCCTTCCGTGATCTGCCCGAGGCGGGCCGCATGAAGGACCAGGCGCACAAGTTCTACGAGTTCATTCTGAGCCC
The nucleotide sequence above comes from Nitrogeniibacter mangrovi. Encoded proteins:
- a CDS encoding homoserine kinase, which encodes MSVFTPVSDAALSDWLANYAIGRLVELRGISAGVQNSNFFVTTRLGRYVLTLFETMPRSELPFYLHLMAHLARHGLPVPAPIADLDNEYLGTLSGKPAVLVRRLSGASDMAPDAARCRKMGTMLAGLHLAGQRFGRRQLNPRGAQWRERTAEAVRPYLVADEQRLLDAELRFQASIDVSALPEGVIHADAFRDNVLWDEDQIGGVIDFYFAGNDALLFDLAVTVNDWCSQPGGELNAERTRALLRGYHAERPLTAAERTAWPAMLRAAALRFWLSRAEDFHLPRSGEMVLVKDPNEYRDLLHLRIAAGDSLPWVD
- a CDS encoding amino acid kinase family protein; this translates as MWVIKIGGQLADDPVLTDWLDEIADLGGGRVVLVPGGGDFARQAWRMRDTWQVDTLTMHNIAVLGMGQFAFMLQALRPEFSLCALDEDILDTLHAGRIAIWMPLAHLRHAAQMPPGSHASSDGLALWLAERLNAEKLVLVKSSPLPPHADWAALVEAGVVEAPFADAARAADTPVTVLDRSHRAALHEMLIDSPTLHRYRHQGLAE
- a CDS encoding DUF2782 domain-containing protein, with protein sequence MPPVKTAALLAFLALLLPRVSLAQDPPPNLEAVPAPPPIPAGVSEEDFQPEVTIKKRGEETVEEFRVHGKLYMVKVTPAHGVPYYLVDRKGDGVFERETAEHKLSVPMWVIKSW
- a CDS encoding c-type cytochrome → MKRYLVPLLAIGTIVAALPATALSDDNKKPLYTVVDGDKVDAHTYEGFKTWRAAACARCHGANQEGMVGPSLIDSLKVLTYEEFKTTVLEGRLEKGMPNWSTNKKVVENLDALYAYLKGRSDGKITKARVHRMDKDK
- a CDS encoding quinoprotein dehydrogenase-associated putative ABC transporter substrate-binding protein, producing the protein MKISRIAGAARRCLAVAIALSLPVVAAAAGDMDRKAFRVCKDGNNLPFSNTAGEGFEDRIAALFAEDLGVPVKDFTFPQRLGFIRNTLRNKVPGEDYPCDVVMGVPAGWGQVASTKPYYRSTWALVFPPRGALAEVTTEDQFLHNDAVRKNQVRIGVFDRSPGSAWLSHHHLVDAGVPYRSMHPNPDVTPADLVATDLKDGKIAAAVVWGPIAGHLARGVGEGKWRVVPLNSEPGVRFDYAMAMGVRRGEDAWRAQIEALIDRHRDQIAAILAEYQVPTLPLEEAGNAAR
- a CDS encoding sigma-54-dependent Fis family transcriptional regulator, which encodes MSTPTPNAVRGHVHRIHDILEREGDAGVRDLVSSSWRRCLRDYQLDPSAPAFPTILTDHELAERRTCAEDIIECAKHEMTTLFQQLGDPELAVVLVDTGGVILHMVAAPNFSEEVGREGFRVGAVWSEGEIGTNGMGTCLVLGEPVVVRQHEHFFAKFTGLTCSAVPIFDPDGRIVAVLDVTSRSTLMQQHSLVLLGMTAQMIENRLIDRRHREDYPVHFHSRPELVYTLHEGMLVVSEDGHIRAANRSALFQLGFDSVESVRAKRLDEVFQVSLDDIVSRSVRSSFHPVPAFSAGSSSRFFMVAQEPASRASQERPRALIDAEAPSRPAVPAGHFSDARLTTQLALAGKVVARGIPVLLHGETGAGKEIFARALHQASPCSDGPFVAVNCASLPEGLIESELFGYRAGAFTGAQRSGRRGKILQADRGTLFLDEIGDMPLSLQARLLRVLDERMITPLGSEDPVPVEFQLVSASHRHLPERVAEGLFREDLYFRLCGLEVALPPLRERTDRRELIGRMLDEEAGRSMAMSRAVETLLMDYPWPGNLRQLRHVLRTAAVLCDGDCLEMAHLPPAVRPAQSVVLGDGEPSHPAEPVRELNPIEANERQVLLQLLDEHHWNVSQVAKALGVSRNTLYRKFHRLGIELKPPQ
- a CDS encoding methanol/ethanol family PQQ-dependent dehydrogenase, with protein sequence MKVGLKQKLAVSIACLFAAGMAYADADLDKAMKDPSNWAAQAGDNQNHRYSTLKQINAGNVNKLQVAWTFSTGVLRGHEGSPLVIGDMMYIHSAFPNNVFAVDLNTQEIVWKHTPKQDDAVIAQMCCDTVNRGLAYGDGKVFLQRADSVLEALDAKTGKVVWSVVNGDPKLGAVNTNAPHVFGDKVITGISGGEWGVRGYITAYDIKTGKQVWRGYSTGPDDEMLMDPEKTMTWTDGKLAPVGKDSSLKTWQGDQWKIGGGTTWGWYSYDKDLNLLYYGSGNPSTWNPAQRPGDNKWSMSIWARDLDTGKVKWIYQMTPHDEWDYDGVNEMILADINVKGKPTKALVHFDRNGFGYTLDRTNGALLVAEKYDPAVNWATHVDMKTGRPEVVAKYSTQHNGPDVNSKGICPAALGSKDQQPAAFDPKTGLFYVPTNHVCMDYEPYEVDYTAGQPYVGATLAMYPAPNSHGGMGNFIAWDAGKGKIVWSKPEKFSVWSGALTTAGDVVFYGTLEGYLKAVSLKDGKELWKFKTPSGIIGNVFTYEHKGKQYVGVYSGIGGWAGIGMAAGLEKDSEGLGAVGGYRDLQKYTNLGGSLTVFAIP